A single window of Colletes latitarsis isolate SP2378_abdomen chromosome 11, iyColLati1, whole genome shotgun sequence DNA harbors:
- the LOC143348402 gene encoding odorant receptor 10-like — MLTQIFDIIYNVDSQDSFSDNFYLTLGIFGSCCKMCTLLISRENYAILIDTLHEEPFVPVNTDEIKIRTRFDKLAKFAMMVNKEFKTMVLIQFLVSISMFCFDLYLLTQIEVGSKFMEMMLFAMCTLMQILYYCWYGNEIKLKSLEVPNMVIESNWTSLDNDAKKILLMIMKRATKPIEFSSAHLVSMNLETFKTILKTSYSAMSVLQQDKIH, encoded by the exons ATGTTGACTCAAATTTTCGACATAATATATAACGTCGACAGCCAAGACAGTTTCAGCGACAACTTTTATTTGACGTTGGGAATCTTTGGTTCTTGTTGTAAAATGTGCACTTTGTTAATAAGTCGTGAGAATTATGCAATTTTGATCGACACTCTTCATGAGGAACCATTTGTACCGGTGAACACCGATGAAATCAAAATTCGAACGAGATTCGACAAATTGGCAAA ATTCGCCATGATGGTGAACAAAGAATTTAAGACGATGGTACTTATACAGTTTCTGGTGAGTATATCGATGTTTTGCTTCGACCTTTACTTGTTGACGCAAATCGAGGTGGGCTCAAAATTTATGGAAATGATGCTCTTCGCGATGTGTACGCTTATGCAAATATTGTACTACTGTTGGTACGGGAACGAAATTAAACTGAAG AGTCTCGAAGTACCTAACATGGTAATTGAAAGTAACTGGACGTCTCTGGACAACGACGCTAAGAAAATTCTTTTAATGATTATGAAACGTGCGACAAAGCCCATTGAATTTTCCAGCGCGCATCTCGTGTCTATGAATCTCGAAACATTTAAAACA ATATTAAAAACCTCATACTCCGCGATGAGTGTGCTCCAACAAGATAAAATTCATTAG
- the LOC143347885 gene encoding uncharacterized protein CG3556 isoform X3 gives MRIVLSPVKMWGRASMAAVMVLFFMCSWTLGVVHGEGNMADVGPSDTDAEGILERGTAWLWSQRDKDAGWGNDTHRVLLVLRLSNLSREDNVAPAAPIELQLSSKQMELEIVLLLWRHREIGFSPVRLARYTLALNAMCTDPRQFHGHDLIGTLQHHEPPTDYEFALTTLAACNAQAHVRKRQIRRLLDIANDYQDHNVDTVAMVILALKCIVQDHRHRNLHHFVRKPSIGLAQRRDGSFGDLRTTALALQALEEAENESIDNWNRSAAIAWLTSQQRADGSFAGDVRATAEALLGVTPRGLANIRTLDCGQGLTDTSPPRLTTTTTTTTTTTSNGNGNSNGNSNGNAESTISSNLSEAVSAASGTNANNESLGNDTSNGNKGNSAGNAFNASNADSSVIVSTRMPIMVNVSYTLWVGSHVNETYNLTVTAPKNETFYEVMHLAAEMSPHFQFVASKWPNGHYVHTIAGYKEEPMSYHYWLLYRLPSPPNPSRPPGNHLVAPGGVDDLQISKGEHYLFWYKKL, from the exons ATGCGTATCGTTCTATCTCCGGTGAAAATGTGGGGAAGGGCGAGTATGGCAGCTGTGATGGTCCTCTTCTTTATGTGCTCGTGGACGCTCGGCGTGGTTCACGGCGAAG GAAACATGGCGGATGTCGGTCCGAGCGACACGGACGCTGAGGGTATTTTAGAACGCGGGACTGCATGGCTATGGAGTCAGCGCGACAAAGACGCTGGTTGGGGGAACGATACTCATCGGGTTCTGTTGGTCCTTCGACTGAGCAACCTCTCGCGGGAAGATAACGTCGCTCCTGCGGCACCGATCGAGTTGCAGCTGAGCAGCAAACAGATGGAGCTCGAAATAGTGTTGCTACTATGGAG GCACAGAGAAATCGGTTTCTCTCCGGTAAGATTGGCGCGCTACACCCTCGCCTTGAACGCCATGTGCACGGATCCAAGGCAGTTTCACGGTCACGATCTGATCGGAACGCTCCAACATCACGAGCCTCCCACAGACTATGAATTCGCCCTTACGACGCTAGCTGCGTGCAACGCCCAAGCCCACGTGCGAAAAAGACAGATACGTCGGTTGCTGGACATCGCGAACGATTATCAGGATCACAATGTCG ACACGGTCGCGATGGTGATCCTCGCCCTGAAGTGTATCGTTCAGGATCACAGACATCGAAACCTTCATCATTTCGTACGCAAACCATCGATCGGTTTGGCACAAAGACGCGACGGTAGTTTCGGGGATTTGCGAACGACGGCTTTGGCGTTGCAAGCTCTCGAGGAAGCAGAGAACGAATCTATTGACAACTGGAACCGATCGGCCGCCATCGCATGGCTGACGAGCCAGCAACGAGCCGATGGTTCTTTCGCTGGTGATGTTCGCGCAACAGCCGAGGCCCTTCTTGGGGTGACTCCGCGAGGTTTGGCAAATATTCGAACTCTCGACTGTGGCCAAGGACTCACCGATACCTCGCCGCCGCGactcaccaccaccaccacaacCACTACTACCACCACTAGTAATGGTAATGGTAACAGTAATGGTAACAGTAATGGTAACG CAGAGTCAACGATTTCAAGTAATCTTAGCGAGGCTGTGTCAGCAGCTTCTGGAACTAACGCGAATAACGAAAGCTTGGGAAACGACACCAGCAATGGAAACAAGGGGAACAGTGCAGGGAATGCGTTCAATGCCAGTAATGCGGACAGCAGTGTGATAGTTAGTACCAGGATGCCAATTATGGTGAACGTTTCTTATACACTGTGGGTTGGCAGTCACGTGAACGAGACGTATAATCTGACAGTGACGGCTCCTAAAAACGAAACATTCTACGAGGTGATGCATCTTGCCGCAGAAATGTCGCCCCATTTTCAATTTGTTGCATCAAAATGGCCGAACGGACATTACGTTCACACGATAGCCGGATACAAAGAGGAGCCGATGTCCTATCATTACTGGCTGCTCTATCGACTCCCTTCGCCTCCAAATCCTTCTAGGCCACCGGGTAATCACCTGGTTGCCCCCGGAG GCGTCGATGATCTGCAAATCAGCAAAGGCGAACATTATCTCTTTTGGTATAAGAAACTATGA
- the LOC143347885 gene encoding uncharacterized protein CG3556 isoform X1 gives MVPGISVAFYDRRYRRVCMRIVLSPVKMWGRASMAAVMVLFFMCSWTLGVVHGEGNMADVGPSDTDAEGILERGTAWLWSQRDKDAGWGNDTHRVLLVLRLSNLSREDNVAPAAPIELQLSSKQMELEIVLLLWRHREIGFSPVRLARYTLALNAMCTDPRQFHGHDLIGTLQHHEPPTDYEFALTTLAACNAQAHVRKRQIRRLLDIANDYQDHNVDTVAMVILALKCIVQDHRHRNLHHFVRKPSIGLAQRRDGSFGDLRTTALALQALEEAENESIDNWNRSAAIAWLTSQQRADGSFAGDVRATAEALLGVTPRGLANIRTLDCGQGLTDTSPPRLTTTTTTTTTTTSNGNGNSNGNSNGNAESTISSNLSEAVSAASGTNANNESLGNDTSNGNKGNSAGNAFNASNADSSVIVSTRMPIMVNVSYTLWVGSHVNETYNLTVTAPKNETFYEVMHLAAEMSPHFQFVASKWPNGHYVHTIAGYKEEPMSYHYWLLYRLPSPPNPSRPPGNHLVAPGGVDDLQISKGEHYLFWYKKL, from the exons ATGGTTCCAGGTATTAGTGTTGCATTCTACGATCG ACGCTATCGACGAGTCTGTATGCGTATCGTTCTATCTCCGGTGAAAATGTGGGGAAGGGCGAGTATGGCAGCTGTGATGGTCCTCTTCTTTATGTGCTCGTGGACGCTCGGCGTGGTTCACGGCGAAG GAAACATGGCGGATGTCGGTCCGAGCGACACGGACGCTGAGGGTATTTTAGAACGCGGGACTGCATGGCTATGGAGTCAGCGCGACAAAGACGCTGGTTGGGGGAACGATACTCATCGGGTTCTGTTGGTCCTTCGACTGAGCAACCTCTCGCGGGAAGATAACGTCGCTCCTGCGGCACCGATCGAGTTGCAGCTGAGCAGCAAACAGATGGAGCTCGAAATAGTGTTGCTACTATGGAG GCACAGAGAAATCGGTTTCTCTCCGGTAAGATTGGCGCGCTACACCCTCGCCTTGAACGCCATGTGCACGGATCCAAGGCAGTTTCACGGTCACGATCTGATCGGAACGCTCCAACATCACGAGCCTCCCACAGACTATGAATTCGCCCTTACGACGCTAGCTGCGTGCAACGCCCAAGCCCACGTGCGAAAAAGACAGATACGTCGGTTGCTGGACATCGCGAACGATTATCAGGATCACAATGTCG ACACGGTCGCGATGGTGATCCTCGCCCTGAAGTGTATCGTTCAGGATCACAGACATCGAAACCTTCATCATTTCGTACGCAAACCATCGATCGGTTTGGCACAAAGACGCGACGGTAGTTTCGGGGATTTGCGAACGACGGCTTTGGCGTTGCAAGCTCTCGAGGAAGCAGAGAACGAATCTATTGACAACTGGAACCGATCGGCCGCCATCGCATGGCTGACGAGCCAGCAACGAGCCGATGGTTCTTTCGCTGGTGATGTTCGCGCAACAGCCGAGGCCCTTCTTGGGGTGACTCCGCGAGGTTTGGCAAATATTCGAACTCTCGACTGTGGCCAAGGACTCACCGATACCTCGCCGCCGCGactcaccaccaccaccacaacCACTACTACCACCACTAGTAATGGTAATGGTAACAGTAATGGTAACAGTAATGGTAACG CAGAGTCAACGATTTCAAGTAATCTTAGCGAGGCTGTGTCAGCAGCTTCTGGAACTAACGCGAATAACGAAAGCTTGGGAAACGACACCAGCAATGGAAACAAGGGGAACAGTGCAGGGAATGCGTTCAATGCCAGTAATGCGGACAGCAGTGTGATAGTTAGTACCAGGATGCCAATTATGGTGAACGTTTCTTATACACTGTGGGTTGGCAGTCACGTGAACGAGACGTATAATCTGACAGTGACGGCTCCTAAAAACGAAACATTCTACGAGGTGATGCATCTTGCCGCAGAAATGTCGCCCCATTTTCAATTTGTTGCATCAAAATGGCCGAACGGACATTACGTTCACACGATAGCCGGATACAAAGAGGAGCCGATGTCCTATCATTACTGGCTGCTCTATCGACTCCCTTCGCCTCCAAATCCTTCTAGGCCACCGGGTAATCACCTGGTTGCCCCCGGAG GCGTCGATGATCTGCAAATCAGCAAAGGCGAACATTATCTCTTTTGGTATAAGAAACTATGA
- the LOC143347885 gene encoding uncharacterized protein CG3556 isoform X2 — protein sequence MVPGISVAFYDRRYRRVCMRIVLSPVKMWGRASMAAVMVLFFMCSWTLGVVHGEGNMADVGPSDTDAEGILERGTAWLWSQRDKDAGWGNDTHRVLLVLRLSNLSREDNVAPAAPIELQLSSKQMELEIVLLLWRHREIGFSPVRLARYTLALNAMCTDPRQFHGHDLIGTLQHHEPPTDYEFALTTLAACNAQAHVRKRQIRRLLDIANDYQDHNVDTVAMVILALKCIVQDHRHRNLHHFVRKPSIGLAQRRDGSFGDLRTTALALQALEEAENESIDNWNRSAAIAWLTSQQRADGSFAGDVRATAEALLGVTPRGLANIRTLDCGQGLTDTSPPRLTTTTTTTTTTTSNGNGNSNGNSNGNESTISSNLSEAVSAASGTNANNESLGNDTSNGNKGNSAGNAFNASNADSSVIVSTRMPIMVNVSYTLWVGSHVNETYNLTVTAPKNETFYEVMHLAAEMSPHFQFVASKWPNGHYVHTIAGYKEEPMSYHYWLLYRLPSPPNPSRPPGNHLVAPGGVDDLQISKGEHYLFWYKKL from the exons ATGGTTCCAGGTATTAGTGTTGCATTCTACGATCG ACGCTATCGACGAGTCTGTATGCGTATCGTTCTATCTCCGGTGAAAATGTGGGGAAGGGCGAGTATGGCAGCTGTGATGGTCCTCTTCTTTATGTGCTCGTGGACGCTCGGCGTGGTTCACGGCGAAG GAAACATGGCGGATGTCGGTCCGAGCGACACGGACGCTGAGGGTATTTTAGAACGCGGGACTGCATGGCTATGGAGTCAGCGCGACAAAGACGCTGGTTGGGGGAACGATACTCATCGGGTTCTGTTGGTCCTTCGACTGAGCAACCTCTCGCGGGAAGATAACGTCGCTCCTGCGGCACCGATCGAGTTGCAGCTGAGCAGCAAACAGATGGAGCTCGAAATAGTGTTGCTACTATGGAG GCACAGAGAAATCGGTTTCTCTCCGGTAAGATTGGCGCGCTACACCCTCGCCTTGAACGCCATGTGCACGGATCCAAGGCAGTTTCACGGTCACGATCTGATCGGAACGCTCCAACATCACGAGCCTCCCACAGACTATGAATTCGCCCTTACGACGCTAGCTGCGTGCAACGCCCAAGCCCACGTGCGAAAAAGACAGATACGTCGGTTGCTGGACATCGCGAACGATTATCAGGATCACAATGTCG ACACGGTCGCGATGGTGATCCTCGCCCTGAAGTGTATCGTTCAGGATCACAGACATCGAAACCTTCATCATTTCGTACGCAAACCATCGATCGGTTTGGCACAAAGACGCGACGGTAGTTTCGGGGATTTGCGAACGACGGCTTTGGCGTTGCAAGCTCTCGAGGAAGCAGAGAACGAATCTATTGACAACTGGAACCGATCGGCCGCCATCGCATGGCTGACGAGCCAGCAACGAGCCGATGGTTCTTTCGCTGGTGATGTTCGCGCAACAGCCGAGGCCCTTCTTGGGGTGACTCCGCGAGGTTTGGCAAATATTCGAACTCTCGACTGTGGCCAAGGACTCACCGATACCTCGCCGCCGCGactcaccaccaccaccacaacCACTACTACCACCACTAGTAATGGTAATGGTAACAGTAATGGTAACAGTAATGGTAACG AGTCAACGATTTCAAGTAATCTTAGCGAGGCTGTGTCAGCAGCTTCTGGAACTAACGCGAATAACGAAAGCTTGGGAAACGACACCAGCAATGGAAACAAGGGGAACAGTGCAGGGAATGCGTTCAATGCCAGTAATGCGGACAGCAGTGTGATAGTTAGTACCAGGATGCCAATTATGGTGAACGTTTCTTATACACTGTGGGTTGGCAGTCACGTGAACGAGACGTATAATCTGACAGTGACGGCTCCTAAAAACGAAACATTCTACGAGGTGATGCATCTTGCCGCAGAAATGTCGCCCCATTTTCAATTTGTTGCATCAAAATGGCCGAACGGACATTACGTTCACACGATAGCCGGATACAAAGAGGAGCCGATGTCCTATCATTACTGGCTGCTCTATCGACTCCCTTCGCCTCCAAATCCTTCTAGGCCACCGGGTAATCACCTGGTTGCCCCCGGAG GCGTCGATGATCTGCAAATCAGCAAAGGCGAACATTATCTCTTTTGGTATAAGAAACTATGA